A single region of the Lycium barbarum isolate Lr01 chromosome 2, ASM1917538v2, whole genome shotgun sequence genome encodes:
- the LOC132626566 gene encoding uncharacterized protein LOC132626566 has product MESNYILSKCYPLPYILDASSLSSFTFLSQSFDRCQHEDDDRSSDLHQGDDNYLIWVLCGRCKGRSSSLVARSTTKGFPTAEASEKTASLAKKLGGNSGKLIHATAIEVSSFGLNQGFQISDLI; this is encoded by the exons atggaaagTAATTACATTTTGTCCAAATGTTATCCGTTGCCCTATATTCTCGATGCTTCTTCTCTCTCTTCATTCACCTTTCTCTCTCAATCTTTCGACCGCTGTCAACATGAAGATGATGATCGGAGCTCCGATTTGCATCAAGGAGATGATAACTATCTGATTTGGGTCCTCTGTGGTCGATGCAAAGGTCGTTCTTCAAGCTTAG TGGCCAGATCAACGACTAAAGGTTTCCCAACTGCTGAAGCTAGTGAGAAAACTGCCTCCCTTGCAAAGAAGTTGGGAGGTAATTCGGGGAAGCTTATCCATGCTACGGCAATTGAAGTCTCCTCATTTGGCTTGAACCAAGGATTCCAGATTAGCGACCTCATTTGA